One Campylobacter lari DNA segment encodes these proteins:
- a CDS encoding capsule biosynthesis protein, which translates to MQNDLLKKFKNLKILNSFKIVLILTAFVVFYYIFIAANRYVSESVLSVKSTTGDSGAITGIAALLTNNSFSSEDITFLKSYIHSLDMLNILEEKIQIRELYQKQKLDFFYSISSSADQEDFLKYYQNRVKIIQENSANGLLRVEVEGFDPQSAHLIASTIVKESEKFINEISHKAARDQMQFAEEELLQFKKRYQKAKDELLAFQNKYGVFDPLKQAEGTLKLIAELESKIAAKEAELLMMQSYINDNAPQIVTIKSEITALKKQLQKEKSKVSSPKSSQKLNDLAAKFQDLTIEAGFAESAYTAALKAYESARIEALRKIKQVVIVQSPSLPQSAKYPEALYNILTAFMILSLIYGIVKFIKMIIEEHRY; encoded by the coding sequence ATGCAAAATGATTTATTAAAAAAGTTTAAAAATTTAAAGATACTTAATTCTTTTAAAATAGTATTGATTTTGACAGCATTTGTTGTGTTTTATTATATTTTTATAGCAGCAAATCGCTATGTGAGTGAAAGTGTTTTAAGTGTGAAATCAACTACAGGAGATAGCGGAGCTATCACAGGCATTGCTGCACTTTTAACTAATAATTCTTTTTCAAGCGAGGATATAACTTTCTTAAAATCTTACATCCATTCTTTAGATATGTTAAATATTTTAGAAGAAAAAATTCAAATTCGTGAGTTATATCAAAAACAAAAACTTGATTTTTTTTATAGCATTTCTTCATCGGCTGACCAAGAGGATTTTTTAAAGTATTATCAAAATCGTGTTAAGATTATTCAAGAAAACTCAGCCAATGGGCTTTTGCGTGTAGAAGTAGAAGGTTTTGATCCACAAAGTGCACATTTGATAGCTTCAACTATAGTTAAAGAAAGCGAAAAATTTATCAATGAAATTTCACACAAAGCCGCAAGAGATCAAATGCAATTTGCTGAAGAAGAACTTTTACAATTTAAAAAAAGATATCAAAAGGCTAAAGATGAGCTTTTGGCTTTTCAAAACAAATACGGAGTATTTGATCCACTCAAACAAGCAGAAGGTACGCTAAAACTCATAGCCGAACTTGAATCAAAGATAGCAGCCAAAGAAGCTGAGCTTTTAATGATGCAAAGCTATATAAATGATAATGCACCACAGATTGTTACTATAAAAAGTGAAATCACAGCTTTAAAAAAACAACTTCAAAAGGAAAAATCCAAAGTTTCATCCCCAAAATCTTCTCAAAAGCTTAATGATCTTGCAGCTAAATTTCAAGATCTAACCATAGAAGCAGGTTTTGCAGAAAGTGCTTACACAGCTGCATTAAAAGCTTATGAAAGTGCTAGGATAGAGGCTTTAAGAAAGATAAAACAAGTGGTTATAGTGCAAAGTCCAAGTTTACCTCAAAGTGCTAAATACCCAGAAGCTTTGTATAATATACTCACGGCTTTTATGATTTTATCTTTGATTTATGGAATTGTTAAATTTATTAAAATGATTATAGAGGAGCATAGATACTAA
- a CDS encoding polysaccharide biosynthesis/export family protein, protein MKKIFLFLLLPLFLFSAVDVSQIAKIQNQPLTPSLEPQIINYDNNQSDFNQTQVPITKVFGAHLFNGNFTKFTQHVYNPDYKLAVGDRINVKIWGAVEFIQTLTVDSQGNIFIPKVGAINLLGVKNSALVQVITKAINKIYKSNVYVYADMDIYQNVSVFVTGNVNQPGLYQGLSSDSIIQYLDKANGINLEYGSFRDIQILRDNKVIKKVDLYDFLLKGQLDLFPFRMGDVILVGSVQKYVFVEGDVQKPFRFELSNDILNLEDIAKVAGAKPIVTNAVVKSYRDDHKLHVDAYSKKQFLGVKLYNGDEIEFRPDYTAQNISISIEGEHSGLHSVVIKKGTTLAELAKMITVNDQSNINALQVFRKSVAATQKQLIEAQLKELETLALTSSSVNAEQASIRATQAKTILEFIARAKQAQPKGQIVIDNVKAYNSIVLEEGDVVNVPSKNNLVLVQGEVSIPGAFVYMDKEKLKYYINLAGGFSDRADISRVLVINANGKATKYSGRSSADIKAGDSILVLPKVDSQNLQIFSMLTQILYQIAIATNVVLNI, encoded by the coding sequence ATGAAAAAGATATTTTTATTTTTACTTTTACCTTTGTTTTTATTTTCGGCGGTAGATGTTTCTCAAATCGCAAAAATTCAAAATCAACCATTAACTCCATCTTTAGAGCCACAAATTATAAATTATGATAACAACCAAAGTGATTTTAATCAAACTCAAGTTCCGATAACTAAAGTTTTTGGTGCGCATTTATTTAATGGTAATTTTACTAAATTTACCCAACATGTTTACAATCCTGATTATAAATTAGCAGTAGGCGATAGGATTAATGTAAAAATTTGGGGTGCGGTAGAGTTTATACAAACTTTAACAGTAGATTCTCAAGGAAATATTTTTATACCAAAAGTAGGTGCGATTAATCTTTTGGGTGTGAAAAATAGTGCTTTGGTTCAAGTCATTACAAAAGCTATTAATAAAATCTATAAAAGCAATGTCTATGTATATGCAGATATGGATATTTATCAAAATGTATCGGTATTTGTTACAGGAAATGTAAATCAACCAGGCCTTTATCAAGGACTAAGTTCAGATTCTATTATACAGTATTTAGATAAAGCTAATGGTATTAATCTAGAATATGGTAGTTTTAGAGATATTCAAATTTTAAGAGATAATAAAGTCATTAAAAAGGTAGATTTGTATGATTTTTTACTTAAAGGCCAGCTTGATCTTTTTCCTTTTAGAATGGGTGATGTGATCTTAGTAGGTAGTGTACAAAAGTATGTTTTTGTAGAAGGAGATGTGCAAAAACCTTTTAGATTTGAGCTCAGTAATGATATTTTAAATTTAGAAGATATAGCCAAAGTTGCAGGAGCTAAACCTATAGTTACTAATGCTGTGGTAAAAAGCTATAGAGATGATCATAAATTACATGTAGATGCGTATAGCAAAAAGCAGTTTTTAGGTGTGAAATTATATAATGGTGATGAGATAGAGTTTAGACCTGATTATACTGCGCAAAATATTAGCATTAGTATAGAAGGTGAGCATAGTGGTCTGCACTCGGTGGTGATAAAAAAAGGCACAACTTTAGCTGAACTTGCTAAAATGATTACAGTTAATGATCAATCAAACATCAATGCCTTGCAAGTTTTTAGAAAAAGCGTAGCAGCTACTCAAAAACAGCTTATTGAAGCCCAGCTTAAAGAGCTTGAGACGCTAGCTCTAACAAGCTCTTCAGTTAATGCTGAACAAGCTAGTATTAGAGCTACTCAAGCTAAGACCATTTTAGAATTTATTGCGCGTGCAAAGCAAGCTCAGCCAAAAGGACAAATCGTTATAGACAATGTTAAGGCGTATAATTCTATAGTATTAGAAGAAGGTGATGTAGTAAATGTACCTAGTAAAAATAATCTTGTTTTAGTTCAAGGTGAAGTTTCTATACCAGGTGCATTTGTGTATATGGATAAAGAAAAATTAAAGTATTATATTAACCTAGCGGGTGGTTTTAGTGATAGAGCAGACATATCAAGAGTTTTGGTAATCAATGCCAATGGCAAAGCAACTAAATACAGCGGTAGAAGTTCAGCAGATATCAAAGCGGGAGATTCTATTTTAGTTTTACCAAAAGTAGATAGCCAAAATCTCCAAATTTTTAGCATGCTAACACAAATTTTATACCAAATAGCTATTGCAACTAATGTAGTGTTAAATATATAG